The following are encoded together in the Lathyrus oleraceus cultivar Zhongwan6 chromosome 3, CAAS_Psat_ZW6_1.0, whole genome shotgun sequence genome:
- the LOC127128808 gene encoding uncharacterized protein LOC127128808, giving the protein MTNSEKFVTPRFDGHYDHWSMLMEYFFRSKEMWNLVDEGIPAPAIGTSSASEAQRKSVEETKLKDLKVKNYLFQAIDREIMETILDKRTSKAIWNSMKQKYQGSTKVKRAQLQALRKEFEMLVMKEGEKIDGFISRTLMVVNKKKVNGEDMNQSTVVGKILRSLTAKFNYVICSIEESNDMDTMTVDELHGSLLVQEQRMHVNQEEEQALRISYNDKPRRGRGSL; this is encoded by the coding sequence ATGACAAACTCTGAGAAATTTGTGACTCCAAGATTTGACGGCCATTATGATCATTGGTCGATGTTGATGGAGTATTTCTTCAGGAGCAAAGAGATGTGGAATCTGGTGGATGAAGGTATTCCAGCACCAGCAATCGGGACTTCTTCGGCAAGTGAGGCCCAGAGGAAAAGTGTCGAAGAAACAAAACTCAAAGATCTGAAAGTTAAGAACTATCTCTTTCAAGCGATTGATAGAGAGATCATGGAAACCATTCTTGACAAAAGAACATCAAAGGCGATATGGAATTCAATGAAACAGAAGTACCAGGGATCAACCAAAGTAAAGAGAGCGCAGCTGCAAGCATTGAGGAAGGAGTTTGAAATGCTGGTTATGAAAGAAGGAGAAAAGATCGATGGCTTCATTTCACGAACCCTCATGGTGGTAAATAAAAAGAAAGTGAATGGAGAAGATATGAATCAAAGCACAGTGGTGGGTAAGATTTTGAGATCTTTGACTGCCAAATTCAATTATGTTATATGTTCAATTGAGGAGTCAAATGACATGGATACTATGACTGTTGATGAGCTCCATGGAAGTTTACTTGTTCAAGAGCAAAGAATGCATGTGAATCAGGAGGAAGAACAAGCATTAAGAATTTCTTATAACGACAAACCACGACGGGGCAGAGGCTCATTATGA
- the LOC127132089 gene encoding U-box domain-containing protein 43 isoform X2: MVLDSLISGPALEAISQSIDSVAEFVYSVDNVLVKKDSFKQLADYLQRVEPILKQLRKGKVSDSETFNRAIEILNREIKDAKKLVQECSKKSKVYLLVNCRTVGKRLKHNTGEISRALGLLPLATSGLSAGVVEEIEKLCDNMQEAEFKAAVSEEEILEKIEAGIQEKNFDRSYANNLLHLIADAVGITKERSELKKELEEFKNEIENEKDRAEAIQMDQIIALLERSDAASSTREKELKYFAKRNSLGTQPLEPLHSFYCQITGDVMVDPVEISSGQTFERSAIEKWFAEGHKKCPLTSITLDTLVLRPNKTLKQSIEEWKDRNTMITIASLKEKIQSRDEVGVLSCLQTLQDLCEQKDQHREWVVLENYIPVLIQILSEKHRDKRNRVLRILCMLVKDNEDAKERIANVDNAIESIVHSLGRRLGEGKLAVELLLELSKYDFLREYIGKVQGCILLLVTMSSSEDNQAARDATELLEKLSYSDQNVIQMAKANYFKHLLQRLSTDDVKMVMVKTLAEMESTDHNKEVLFDNGILAPLLHLVSHTDVQMKLVALKALQNLSSLKKNGLEMIRQGAARLLFGILFQHSLPSSSLCEHVAPIIMQLAESTISQDTQTPVSLLESDEEVFNLFSLVSHIQPDVRQYIIQTFYALCQSPSASYIRNKLRECPSVLVLVKLFENESLTLRASAVKLFSCLVESSDEATILEHVNQKCIDTLLQILKSPSDEEEIVSAMGIISYLPKTQQITQWLLDAGALPIICNYIQQGKDKDLLKSKLVENSVGALCRFTVPTNLGWQKSAAEIGIITVLTQLLESGTAPTKQLAALSLTQFSKSSNELSIPVPKRRGFWCFSAQAEAGCLVHGGICTVESSFCLLEADAVGPLAKTLGESDPGVCETSLDALLTLIEGEKLQNGSKVLADENVIPLIIRFLGSPSPGLQEKSLNALERIFRLFEFKQKYGASAQMPLVDLTQRGNGSVKSLAARILAHLNVLHDQSSYF, translated from the exons ATGGTGCTCGATTCGTTGATTTCTGGTCCTGCTTTGGAAGCTATTTCTCAAAGTATAGATTCGGTTGCTGAGTTTGTGTATTCTGTTGACAATGTTCTTGTGAAGAAGGATAGTTTTAAGCAACTTGCAGATTACTTGCAGAGAGTTGAACCTATTTTGAAGCAGTTGAGGAAGGGAAAGGTTAGTGATTCTGAGACATTCAACCGTGCCATTGAGATTCTGAATCGCGAAATCAAAGACGCGAAGAAACTTGTTCAAGAATGTAGCAAGAAGAGCAAGGTGTATCTTCTGGTGAACTGTAGAACTGTTGGGAAGCGCTTGAAACATAATACGGGTGAGATCAGCAGGGCACTTGGGCTTCTTCCTTTGGCTACGTCGGGTCTTTCGGCTGGAGTAGTTGAAGAAATTGAAAAGTTATGTGATAATATGCAGGAAGCTGAGTTTAAGGCAGCTGTATCGGAAGAGGAGATCTTAGAGAAAATTGAGGCGGGGATACAGGAAAAGAATTTCGACCGTTCCTATGCAAATAATTTGCTGCATCTCATTGCAGATGCTGTTGGGATTACAAAAGAACGGTCGGAATTAAAAAAAGAGCTTGAAGAGTTTAAAAACGAAATTGAAAACGAGAAAGATCGGGCCGAAGCCATACAAATGGATCAAATCATTGCTTTGTTGGAAAGGTCTGATGCAGCTTCATCAACTAGGGAAAAGGAACTCAAGTACTTTGCGAAACGTAATTCTTTGGGTACTCAACCGTTGGAGCCTTTACATTCCTTTTATTGCCAGATTACAGGCGATGTTATGGTTGATCCTGTGGAAATTTCATCAGGGCAAACATTTGAGAGAAGTGCAATTGAGAAGTGGTTTGCGGAAGGACACAAAAAGTGTCCTCTGACTTCCATTACTTTAGACACATTGGTTTTGAGACCTAACAAAACCTTGAAACAATCAATAGAAGAATGGAAAGATAGAAATACAATGATTACAATTGCTTCGCTGAAAGAGAAAATCCAGTCCAGAGATGAAGTTGGAGTATTAAGTTGTTTGCAAACTCTTCAAGATTTGTGCGAACAGAAAGACCAGCACAGAGAATGGGTGGTGCTGGAGAATTATATACCTGTTCTTATCCAAATTCTTTCCGAAAAACACCGAGATAAAAGGAACCGTGTCCTTCGCATCCTTTGCATGCTGGTGAAGGATAATGAAGATGCCAAG GAAAGAATTGCAAATGTTGATAATGCAATCGAGTCTATTGTCCATTCTCTTGGGCGTCGTTTGGGGGAAGGGAAATTGGCAGTGGAATTACTATTGGAACTATCCAAATATGATTTTTTAAGAGAATACATTGGAAAAGTTCAAGGTTGCATACTACTATTGGTGACTATGTCTAGCAGTGAGGACAATCAAGCTGCCAGAGATGCAACAGAGTTACTGGAGAAGCTTTCATACTCTGATCAGAATGTTATACAGATGGCAAAGGCAAATTATTTCAAGCATTTATTACAGCGTCTCTCCACAG ATGATGTGAAGATGGTTATGGTCAAAACGTTGGCAGAAATGGAGTCAACAGACCATAATAAGGAGGTCTTGTTTGACAATGGTATTCTGGCTCCTCTTCTTCACTTAGTCTCACATACTGATGTTCAGATGAAATTAGTTGCTCTTAAAGCTCTTCAGAATCTATCTAGTTTAAAGAAAAATGGACTCGAAATGATTCGACAAGGTGCAGCGCGCCTATTATTTGGCATTCTTTTCCAGCACAGCCTTCCTTCCTCAAGTTTGTGTGAACATGTAGCTCCTATAATTATGCAACTTGCTGAATCTACAATCTCTCAGGATACACAGACACCGGTTTCATTGTTAGAATCCGATGAAGAAGTTTTTAACCTTTTCTCTCTAGTTAGCCACATTCAGCCTGATGTGCGACAATATATTATCCAGACATTTTATGCATTGTGTCAGTCTCCCTCAGCTTCATATATCAGGAACAAGCTAAGAGAG TGTCCATCAGTTCTAGTATTGGTCAAGTTGTTTGAGAATGAAAGTCTAACTCTTCGAGCAAGTGCTGTGAAGCTGTTTTCTTGCCTGGTAGAAAGCTCTGATGAAGCCACCATACTGGAGCATGTGAATCAGAAATGCATTGATACTTTACTCCAGATCCTGAAATCTCCATCTGATGAAGAGGAAATTGTGTCTGCTATGGGAATAATATCTTATCTTCCAAAAACTCAACAAATCACTCAGTGGCTTTTGGATGCCGGGGCGCTGCCAATCATTTGTAACTATATCCAACAAGGGAAGGACAAAGATCTCCTAAAGAGTAAGCTGGTAGAGAATTCTGTTGGTGCCTTATGTCGTTTTACAGTTCCAACAAACTTGGGATGGCAAAAGAGTGCGGCCGAAATTGGGATTATAACTGTTTTAACACAGTTGCTTGAAAGTGGAACTGCTCCAACAAAACAGCTAGCAGCACTGTCCCTAACTCAATTTTCTAAAAGCTCAAACGAACTAAGCATTCCAGTACCGAAGCGCAGGGGATTTTGGTGCTTCTCAGCTCAAGCAGAAGCGGGATGCTTAGTTCATGGTGGTATATGCACTGTGGAGTCATCATTTTGCCTTTTGGAGGCTGATGCAGTGGGACCATTAGCAAAGACTCTTGGAGAATCTGATCCCGGAGTGTGCGAGACTTCTTTAGACGCTCTTCTAACTTTAATCGAAGGAGAAAAGCTACAGAATGGTAGTAAAGTCCTTGCAGATGAAAATGTCATACCGTTAATAATAAGATTTCTCGGTTCTCCTTCCCCCGGATTGCAAGAAAAGTCTCTGAATGCCTTGGAAAGAATTTTCCGGCTATTCGAGTTCAAACAGAAATATGGAGCTTCAGCCCAAATGCCTCTGGTTGACTTAACTCAGCGGGGTAATGGTAGCGTTAAATCCTTGGCAGCTCGAATATTGGCACATTTGAATGTGCTTCATGATCAATCTTCATATTTCTAA
- the LOC127132089 gene encoding U-box domain-containing protein 43 isoform X1 encodes MVLDSLISGPALEAISQSIDSVAEFVYSVDNVLVKKDSFKQLADYLQRVEPILKQLRKGKVSDSETFNRAIEILNREIKDAKKLVQECSKKSKVYLLVNCRTVGKRLKHNTGEISRALGLLPLATSGLSAGVVEEIEKLCDNMQEAEFKAAVSEEEILEKIEAGIQEKNFDRSYANNLLHLIADAVGITKERSELKKELEEFKNEIENEKDRAEAIQMDQIIALLERSDAASSTREKELKYFAKRNSLGTQPLEPLHSFYCQITGDVMVDPVEISSGQTFERSAIEKWFAEGHKKCPLTSITLDTLVLRPNKTLKQSIEEWKDRNTMITIASLKEKIQSRDEVGVLSCLQTLQDLCEQKDQHREWVVLENYIPVLIQILSEKHRDKRNRVLRILCMLVKDNEDAKERIANVDNAIESIVHSLGRRLGEGKLAVELLLELSKYDFLREYIGKVQGCILLLVTMSSSEDNQAARDATELLEKLSYSDQNVIQMAKANYFKHLLQRLSTGTDDVKMVMVKTLAEMESTDHNKEVLFDNGILAPLLHLVSHTDVQMKLVALKALQNLSSLKKNGLEMIRQGAARLLFGILFQHSLPSSSLCEHVAPIIMQLAESTISQDTQTPVSLLESDEEVFNLFSLVSHIQPDVRQYIIQTFYALCQSPSASYIRNKLRECPSVLVLVKLFENESLTLRASAVKLFSCLVESSDEATILEHVNQKCIDTLLQILKSPSDEEEIVSAMGIISYLPKTQQITQWLLDAGALPIICNYIQQGKDKDLLKSKLVENSVGALCRFTVPTNLGWQKSAAEIGIITVLTQLLESGTAPTKQLAALSLTQFSKSSNELSIPVPKRRGFWCFSAQAEAGCLVHGGICTVESSFCLLEADAVGPLAKTLGESDPGVCETSLDALLTLIEGEKLQNGSKVLADENVIPLIIRFLGSPSPGLQEKSLNALERIFRLFEFKQKYGASAQMPLVDLTQRGNGSVKSLAARILAHLNVLHDQSSYF; translated from the exons ATGGTGCTCGATTCGTTGATTTCTGGTCCTGCTTTGGAAGCTATTTCTCAAAGTATAGATTCGGTTGCTGAGTTTGTGTATTCTGTTGACAATGTTCTTGTGAAGAAGGATAGTTTTAAGCAACTTGCAGATTACTTGCAGAGAGTTGAACCTATTTTGAAGCAGTTGAGGAAGGGAAAGGTTAGTGATTCTGAGACATTCAACCGTGCCATTGAGATTCTGAATCGCGAAATCAAAGACGCGAAGAAACTTGTTCAAGAATGTAGCAAGAAGAGCAAGGTGTATCTTCTGGTGAACTGTAGAACTGTTGGGAAGCGCTTGAAACATAATACGGGTGAGATCAGCAGGGCACTTGGGCTTCTTCCTTTGGCTACGTCGGGTCTTTCGGCTGGAGTAGTTGAAGAAATTGAAAAGTTATGTGATAATATGCAGGAAGCTGAGTTTAAGGCAGCTGTATCGGAAGAGGAGATCTTAGAGAAAATTGAGGCGGGGATACAGGAAAAGAATTTCGACCGTTCCTATGCAAATAATTTGCTGCATCTCATTGCAGATGCTGTTGGGATTACAAAAGAACGGTCGGAATTAAAAAAAGAGCTTGAAGAGTTTAAAAACGAAATTGAAAACGAGAAAGATCGGGCCGAAGCCATACAAATGGATCAAATCATTGCTTTGTTGGAAAGGTCTGATGCAGCTTCATCAACTAGGGAAAAGGAACTCAAGTACTTTGCGAAACGTAATTCTTTGGGTACTCAACCGTTGGAGCCTTTACATTCCTTTTATTGCCAGATTACAGGCGATGTTATGGTTGATCCTGTGGAAATTTCATCAGGGCAAACATTTGAGAGAAGTGCAATTGAGAAGTGGTTTGCGGAAGGACACAAAAAGTGTCCTCTGACTTCCATTACTTTAGACACATTGGTTTTGAGACCTAACAAAACCTTGAAACAATCAATAGAAGAATGGAAAGATAGAAATACAATGATTACAATTGCTTCGCTGAAAGAGAAAATCCAGTCCAGAGATGAAGTTGGAGTATTAAGTTGTTTGCAAACTCTTCAAGATTTGTGCGAACAGAAAGACCAGCACAGAGAATGGGTGGTGCTGGAGAATTATATACCTGTTCTTATCCAAATTCTTTCCGAAAAACACCGAGATAAAAGGAACCGTGTCCTTCGCATCCTTTGCATGCTGGTGAAGGATAATGAAGATGCCAAG GAAAGAATTGCAAATGTTGATAATGCAATCGAGTCTATTGTCCATTCTCTTGGGCGTCGTTTGGGGGAAGGGAAATTGGCAGTGGAATTACTATTGGAACTATCCAAATATGATTTTTTAAGAGAATACATTGGAAAAGTTCAAGGTTGCATACTACTATTGGTGACTATGTCTAGCAGTGAGGACAATCAAGCTGCCAGAGATGCAACAGAGTTACTGGAGAAGCTTTCATACTCTGATCAGAATGTTATACAGATGGCAAAGGCAAATTATTTCAAGCATTTATTACAGCGTCTCTCCACAG GAACAGATGATGTGAAGATGGTTATGGTCAAAACGTTGGCAGAAATGGAGTCAACAGACCATAATAAGGAGGTCTTGTTTGACAATGGTATTCTGGCTCCTCTTCTTCACTTAGTCTCACATACTGATGTTCAGATGAAATTAGTTGCTCTTAAAGCTCTTCAGAATCTATCTAGTTTAAAGAAAAATGGACTCGAAATGATTCGACAAGGTGCAGCGCGCCTATTATTTGGCATTCTTTTCCAGCACAGCCTTCCTTCCTCAAGTTTGTGTGAACATGTAGCTCCTATAATTATGCAACTTGCTGAATCTACAATCTCTCAGGATACACAGACACCGGTTTCATTGTTAGAATCCGATGAAGAAGTTTTTAACCTTTTCTCTCTAGTTAGCCACATTCAGCCTGATGTGCGACAATATATTATCCAGACATTTTATGCATTGTGTCAGTCTCCCTCAGCTTCATATATCAGGAACAAGCTAAGAGAG TGTCCATCAGTTCTAGTATTGGTCAAGTTGTTTGAGAATGAAAGTCTAACTCTTCGAGCAAGTGCTGTGAAGCTGTTTTCTTGCCTGGTAGAAAGCTCTGATGAAGCCACCATACTGGAGCATGTGAATCAGAAATGCATTGATACTTTACTCCAGATCCTGAAATCTCCATCTGATGAAGAGGAAATTGTGTCTGCTATGGGAATAATATCTTATCTTCCAAAAACTCAACAAATCACTCAGTGGCTTTTGGATGCCGGGGCGCTGCCAATCATTTGTAACTATATCCAACAAGGGAAGGACAAAGATCTCCTAAAGAGTAAGCTGGTAGAGAATTCTGTTGGTGCCTTATGTCGTTTTACAGTTCCAACAAACTTGGGATGGCAAAAGAGTGCGGCCGAAATTGGGATTATAACTGTTTTAACACAGTTGCTTGAAAGTGGAACTGCTCCAACAAAACAGCTAGCAGCACTGTCCCTAACTCAATTTTCTAAAAGCTCAAACGAACTAAGCATTCCAGTACCGAAGCGCAGGGGATTTTGGTGCTTCTCAGCTCAAGCAGAAGCGGGATGCTTAGTTCATGGTGGTATATGCACTGTGGAGTCATCATTTTGCCTTTTGGAGGCTGATGCAGTGGGACCATTAGCAAAGACTCTTGGAGAATCTGATCCCGGAGTGTGCGAGACTTCTTTAGACGCTCTTCTAACTTTAATCGAAGGAGAAAAGCTACAGAATGGTAGTAAAGTCCTTGCAGATGAAAATGTCATACCGTTAATAATAAGATTTCTCGGTTCTCCTTCCCCCGGATTGCAAGAAAAGTCTCTGAATGCCTTGGAAAGAATTTTCCGGCTATTCGAGTTCAAACAGAAATATGGAGCTTCAGCCCAAATGCCTCTGGTTGACTTAACTCAGCGGGGTAATGGTAGCGTTAAATCCTTGGCAGCTCGAATATTGGCACATTTGAATGTGCTTCATGATCAATCTTCATATTTCTAA